The segment ATTTAAAtagaaagaagaaaagtgGAGGAAAAGGATAGGCGTGCACCATTGACTAAATTCTTATTAATAATTGCTGTGCGTATGACGTTATTTGCCGCACCGGCTtttaaatcaaaagttgCCAAAAGTGGGATTCACAGTATTGGAACAACAAACCTTACTATTGGATCATTCTTAGGTAAATGGTAAAATTTGAGTAGGATCTTAAAGGTTGACTCATGACGAAACATTGTAATCAGTCATATCCGAATATAACAGGTAGAAAAGTATGGTAGATTGACGCTTTGATAGCAATACTTATCGACAAATATTTAAATGAAAGAAAACCGAAGAACGAGAGCAAGAAgtaaagaagaaagaattgTAATAAGTGGAATTTATGGAGATATTTATACCGTTTCGTTGGGGAAACCGTTGAGCATATTCTTGTTCACCTTGTTTGGGAACCTTGCAGGTTAAAACATGtaacaaaaacacaatttGCTCAGAGCTTCACGTGCGTATCACGTTTTTAATTGCCTACCAGATTGGTACTCCTTTCATCATATCATTTATTAGTTCTATACAAATACTCTTATTTCAGTTTTAAACTTAACCCATCTCTGATTTTATCGGGAGTAGACGACGAAGGCTTTTTGATAATAGTATTACTAACAGTCTTTTCCTTGTTTATAACTTCACCACGTACAATCTTATCCATTTCATCCTTAGTCAAAGTCTCATATTCCAATAAACCCTCAGCCAATCGCTGTAActccaacttcttttcctgCAACAATTTCCTAGTTCTTGATTCTGATTCAACAAGATAATCACGTACTTCATTATCTGCCAAGTTTTTAATTTCTGGTGACCAACTTTCCCAATCATCACTTAATTTGACGGGTCCAATCTTATCACTCATACCATAAGATAATACCATTGCTCTTGCAACACCGGTAGCATTACTTAAGTCGGATGAACATCCAGATGTAACATTTTCTTTACCATTAATCATTTCTTCAGCAATTTTACCACCCATGCAAACATCTAATCTGGCAAAACATTCCTTTTTGCTCATGTCAACTTTATCCATTTCTGGTAATTGGAATGTAATACCTAATGCTCTACCTCTAGGCAAAATGGTTGCTTTATACAAGGGAGTAGCACCAGCTGAAAACATAGCCATAATGGCATGTCCAGCTTCATGGTATGCCGTATTTATTCTCGATTCTTCGGTGATAaccatcttctttttagCTGCACCCATAAGGATCTTATCCTTGGCCCATTCAAAATGTGACATATCAACAGCAGGAGCAGATAATTGAGATGCATGAACGGCAGCTTGATTCACCAAATTCATAAGTTCAGCACCACTAAGTCCAGGAGTACCTCTAGCAATGATTGATGGATCAACATTATCGGCTGTTTCAACATTACGCATATGATGCtttaaaatatcaacaCGACCCCTAACATCAGgcaaatcaacaataactTCCTTATCAAATCTTCCTGGTCTAGTCAATGCCTTATCTAAAGATTCAGGGAAATTGGTTGCACCAATAATGATAATACCCTCAGTTTGACTAAAACCATCCAATTCAACTAACAACTGGTTCAAAGTCTGCTTAGCATATGCTTGATCTTTGGGGTTTCTCTTACCTCCAATAgcatccaattcatcaatgaatatAATTGCTGGTGATTTTTCTCTAGCTTGTCCAAATAATTCTCTAATTCTCTTGgcaccaacaccaacatacaattcatcaaattcagaaCCAGAcataaagaaaaaggggACTCCAGCCTCACCAGCAGTTGCTCTTGCCAACAAGGTTTTACCAGTACCTGGAGGGCCTGTCAACAAAACACCCTTGGGCAATTTACCACCCAAACCAGTGAATTTCGAAGgatctttcaaaaaatcaacaatttcctcCAATTCAGCTCTTGCTTCATCACAACCTTGAACATCGGAAAACCTAACTGTGCTTTGACTAACATCAACCGACTTGTCGTTTACTTCAGCATTCTTGAAAATGGTACCATTCTCAACCAAATAGTTAAAAGCGTTAGTGGCCCCATAGGTAATCAAAGCTATTGGAATCAACCATTTAAGCCATTTGGATAATATAGTCAACAAGGATTCACTAACAACAACATGTACTGGTTCATATCTAGAGCCAAAGCCATGAGGTAATCCACCCACAGGGGCAACATTACCAGCCCCCTGATATTTATTACTTTGATGCAAAGCGTTTGTCACCTGGTCAGCTCTTCCCTTTTTACCAATCTTGTTCAAAGCATCTATATACAACTGAGTACACTCGGGCGATGCTGCAATACCTGGTGTTTCATATCtttgaacaacaatatGGGGATAGTTGTTTGCTAATAATGACTTGTAGAATTCATATTGAGCACTAGCATTATTTAAGTCGTTGTTTGCCATTTGCTcctgttgttgtaaaaGGGATATCGTTGAGTTGGATACAGATCTGCATGACGTGATGAATGGATTTGCCGTTGGTCTTGATTGCAATAGATTACGTTGATGTACTTTGTTACGTACTGCAGTTGCAAGGTATGTGGACATACATCTTGTTATAGTATTGTTCTGTGTCTTCTTTAGTCCTTGAGCTAAAGGTATTACTCGTATTAAATTGTTCATATAATGGTTAATGAGATCGACCTCGGTTTGGTAAATTGTGGACCAGTTTggtatttctttttttttttctttgggCCTTTATAACAAAAcagtttgaaaaaaatgaTTTGTATATTGTGTTGTGTCGTGTCACATATATTAACAGAAAGTGTGTGACACTTACAATAGAAAATACTAGAAGCAAGAGATAGATACGCTACCATCTTTGATATTTACGTCACAAATACCAAATTTATGACACTGGAGTTCACGACACAAtattcaaagaagaaaatcaaaataattcCCATTGCGTTAAAAAgtgtaaacaaaaatcagaaattgtcaaatcCAGTCCCTAATTCCATGCACGTCCCCACAATGTCTGCTCAAGTACTACCTAAAAAACGATCAAAAGGAGACAAAAGAATCAATAGTCATAATAATGCATCATCAGGTCACATAAGCAATCATCGTAATCATCACACTGTCTCACGACTGACACCCCAAACCAACCGCATAATATCTGGCAATCAGAATGGCAGCGCGGCGACTAGAAGAGTAATACTGAATAGGGTAGCTTCGCACACAAGACATGTTAGTCGTAGTCTAGCTCATGATGATTTAAGTAATGAgtcatttgaagaagttggaattggattcaatgaaaacaaacatcaaattttaacaaattttgaagaatggaTCAAAATGTCAACTGAtaataaaatcaatatcaagaACTCGTGGCAGTTTGCATTGATCGATTATTTCCATGATTTAAATGTTATTAAAGATGGCGATCATATTAATTTTCAACGTGCTTCAGCTACTTTAGATGGATGTATAaagatttattcaaatagAATTGACTCTGCTGCGACAGAGACTGGGAAACTTTTGAGTGGATTGGCCTCAAAACAGAATGAAAAGCCAAGGAGCAGTACCTCAGCCGATGATGACGGTGATGCACTAGATGGCGAAAGAGTCGCTTCagataatgaagatgaaaatgaagatggaacaaagaagaaacgTAAAGTGAATAAAGTTGTCGAGTCGACTCTTGTGGAGTTTGATACTATACGGATAAAGAAATTAGATCAGGAATTGGCAATAGATCCATTATTTAAAAAAGCACTTGCTGAGTTTGATGAAGGTGGTGCAAAGAGTCTATTGTTGAATACGTTGAGTATTGATTCCTCGGGAAGAGTTGTATTTGATGCGACTTCAACTCAAAATGCTCAAGGGATGGATGATGTTAACACACAAgacttgattgatgatgcaGATGTTGACTTATCTGACTTGGGCcaaattttatttgaagATCCCATACCAATTGGGgagaaatcaatttgtccatctcttgatgaatttcGATCTGCTTTGGATGACTTACATAAAGCCAAAAGCATACTTAACGATTTCAACACCCGAATGAATGATGTTCAAGAGATTGAAATGGACCAAAATGATTACGATATGGATAACGATTTCGGATTTGATGACTTTGGCGATCAAGAGGGACTAGAGACTCCTTTAAATGATAATGATCTACTAAACCATGTCAATGAAAGTGTTATGCAAAAATTATTCGAAGAGAAAACTGACCCTTATACTCAATCTAAAACTAATACAGCATTATtggatgaagatttgatgaattactttgatgagaaattgaaaatcagTTGGGCTGGACCTGAACATTGGAAAGTCTCAGCTTTTAAAAAGGCAAATAATATTGACCAATTTGCTAAAGAAAAGAAGCCAGATATTTCAGCTccgaaaaagaaaaaagctGTTACGGCTATTGATTTTTTCAGTCTGGAGAATGTAGACGAAGATCTACTATTCAAGCTGCATAAAGATcccaatttcatcaacttgaaGTCAACAAACATTTATGAGGTTTACGATGCTGATATATATGAAGAgatcaaagaaaagaatttattACCAGATGATATCAAGTTTACTTCCTCTAGATTAGTCAGTTTGATTCAGAAACCGAATACACCAATTATGTATTTCCCTAGAACCCCAATTGCTTATGATACCAATGAGCAAGGGAAACTTACAGACTCGAATTTCTTTGCTGAGCAATACCAAGCTAGGGAAACTCAAGAACAAGATGGTGAAAATCCTGATGATAGAGAGAGGTTAGCCCATTCTTTCCATCAAGCCGAATATGAAGATTTCGATAATGATTACGATGGAATAGATTTCAATGATGCATTACAAGATGTACCTGAAAACGGAATTAGTGGACAAGAATCATACCCCTTGGGTGCAACATCGGAATCCCAGCTTAATTCACAACCGGCTGGAGTCATTGGTAAGCGAAGAACAGAGTTTGTCAACTTCTCCCGTGTTGCCAAAAGAGTCGAtattaaacttttgaaagataACATATGGAGAGCCATGCTTGAAGGTGTTGCTGACAAGGCAGTGgacaataacaataataGTGAACCCAGAAGAATTAGATTTAATGAGGTGCTTAGAAAAGTCAAGACTATGTACACATCAGAACAAGTTAAGGAACTATCCACcagtttttgttttatttgtGTTTTACATTTGGCTAATGAACATGGATTGACTATCAAAGGTAACGAGACCAATgataatttggaaattatAGGGATATAGAATAGAGTTGTAAATGATACATGTACCATTTATCTTTTTTTACCATGTCTCCTTTTGCCCTGGCTGTTAATACGATCAATGTCATTTTGAGATATAACCAAACCATTCCTGGTTGATCTTCCAACAccattgattttcaatccTCGCTCTCTTTTTTGTACTTTGTGAGTTTTACCAGATCCCAATCTGTCACTTGATGAAGTCGAACCTCTTCCGGCATTCAAATCTCTAACTTGTCCCTTCTTTAACTTCGATAGCACAATTCCCGCATCACGGGCTTCCTTTTCATATTTGGCTACTCTTGCATCACGTTTAGCAATCATACCCTTTCTCATATTCATTGGCATcgattccaattttttttcctttgcCAAATTAGTTGTGGATAATTCTTGGATTCGTGATGATAGTACTCTTTTTCTAGACTTACCTGTAGGATCTTCGAAATCGATAGTTTTTAGTGTTAGATCAGCACCACTGAAT is part of the Candida orthopsilosis Co 90-125, chromosome 2 draft sequence genome and harbors:
- a CDS encoding Yme1 protein (S. cerevisiae homolog YME1 has role in chronological cell aging, misfolded or incompletely synthesized protein catabolic process and localizes to i-AAA complex), whose product is MNNLIRVIPLAQGLKKTQNNTITRCMSTYLATAVRNKVHQRNLLQSRPTANPFITSCRSVSNSTISLLQQQEQMANNDLNNASAQYEFYKSLLANNYPHIVVQRYETPGIAASPECTQLYIDALNKIGKKGRADQVTNALHQSNKYQGAGNVAPVGGLPHGFGSRYEPVHVVVSESLLTILSKWLKWLIPIALITYGATNAFNYLVENGTIFKNAEVNDKSVDVSQSTVRFSDVQGCDEARAELEEIVDFLKDPSKFTGLGGKLPKGVLLTGPPGTGKTLLARATAGEAGVPFFFMSGSEFDELYVGVGAKRIRELFGQAREKSPAIIFIDELDAIGGKRNPKDQAYAKQTLNQLLVELDGFSQTEGIIIIGATNFPESLDKALTRPGRFDKEVIVDLPDVRGRVDILKHHMRNVETADNVDPSIIARGTPGLSGAELMNLVNQAAVHASQLSAPAVDMSHFEWAKDKILMGAAKKKMVITEESRINTAYHEAGHAIMAMFSAGATPLYKATILPRGRALGITFQLPEMDKVDMSKKECFARLDVCMGGKIAEEMINGKENVTSGCSSDLSNATGVARAMVLSYGMSDKIGPVKLSDDWESWSPEIKNLADNEVRDYLVESESRTRKLLQEKKLELQRLAEGLLEYETLTKDEMDKIVRGEVINKEKTVSNTIIKKPSSSTPDKIRDGLSLKSK
- a CDS encoding Brn1 condensin complex subunit, coding for MTSEFTTQYSKKKIKIIPIALKSVNKNQKLSNPVPNSMHVPTMSAQVLPKKRSKGDKRINSHNNASSGHISNHRNHHTVSRSTPQTNRIISGNQNGSAATRRVISNRVASHTRHVSRSLAHDDLSNESFEEVGIGFNENKHQILTNFEEWIKMSTDNKINIKNSWQFALIDYFHDLNVIKDGDHINFQRASATLDGCIKIYSNRIDSAATETGKLLSGLASKQNEKPRSSTSADDDGDALDGERVASDNEDENEDGTKKKRKVNKVVESTLVEFDTIRIKKLDQELAIDPLFKKALAEFDEGGAKSLLLNTLSIDSSGRVVFDATSTQNAQGMDDVNTQDLIDDADVDLSDLGQILFEDPIPIGEKSICPSLDEFRSALDDLHKAKSILNDFNTRMNDVQEIEMDQNDYDMDNDFGFDDFGDQEGLETPLNDNDLLNHVNESVMQKLFEEKTDPYTQSKTNTALLDEDLMNYFDEKLKISWAGPEHWKVSAFKKANNIDQFAKEKKPDISAPKKKKAVTAIDFFSSENVDEDLLFKSHKDPNFINLKSTNIYEVYDADIYEEIKEKNLLPDDIKFTSSRLVSLIQKPNTPIMYFPRTPIAYDTNEQGKLTDSNFFAEQYQARETQEQDGENPDDRERLAHSFHQAEYEDFDNDYDGIDFNDALQDVPENGISGQESYPLGATSESQLNSQPAGVIGKRRTEFVNFSRVAKRVDIKLLKDNIWRAMLEGVADKAVDNNNNSEPRRIRFNEVLRKVKTMYTSEQVKELSTSFCFICVLHLANEHGLTIKGNETNDNLEIIGI